Proteins from a single region of Oncorhynchus nerka isolate Pitt River linkage group LG18, Oner_Uvic_2.0, whole genome shotgun sequence:
- the LOC135561936 gene encoding enhancer of rudimentary homolog isoform X1, whose product MQSHTILLVQPTKRPEGRTYADYESVNECMEGVCKMYEEHLKRMNPNTPSITYDISQLFDFIHDLADLSCLVYRADTQTYQPYNKDWIKEKIYVLLRRQAQQAGK is encoded by the exons ATG CAGTCTCATACGATCCTGTTGGTCCAGCCCACCAAGAGACCAGAGGGACGGACATATGCTGACTATGAATCAGTCAATGAGTGCATGGAAG GTGTGTGTAAGATGTACGAGGAGCACCTGAAGAGAATGAACCCCAACACACCATCCATCACCTATGACATCAGTCAACTGTTTGACTTCATCCATGACCTGGCTGACCTCAGCTGCTTGGT GTACCGTGCGGACACACAGACGTACCAGCCGTACAACAAGGACTGGATCAAGGAGAAGATTTACGTGTTGCTGCGACGTCAGGCCCAACAGGCTGGGAAATGA
- the LOC115126818 gene encoding exonuclease 3'-5' domain-containing protein 2-like isoform X1, translating to MRRRWTGQILLFPNADITSISEQTSIRSVKVCLPTPLYTPHNQPALTKSGPLKPKMATRFNALMATVVTLLGATLGGLLLWRQPTLRTQKKRRLSPGQIGVSTGPVSVEQLGPVKPEPVESQLTPGQSLDLLPVSLPPADQLLAVQSVMVSSEEDWEQLWPSLQKELSVYPVLGLDCEWVSVNGKSSAVSLLQMTSYSGLCVVVRLQLLRGSQQDFPLSLKEVLRDPHVLKVGVGCYEDGKRLTRDYGLSLGSTVDLRYLALRQRKVVLNNGLSLKSLAADLLNVSLDKSMTLRCSNWEADQLTPEQITYAARDAQVSIALFIHLLGLNSDTTPSPDSGSGYTQLANRCQGLVDTPFRERGGGEGEDGKRKSKKRQQPTSESPETGDQQVPDPRRNNKRKPLGVGYAARKSPLYDNCFLYAPDGQPLCTCDKKKAQWYLDKGIGVLQSEEPFIVRLLFEPSGRPDSQQDYYLTAKENLCVVCGKNNSYIRKNIVPHEYKRHFPSEMKDHNSHDVLLLCTSCHAACNVHDGFLKQQLADEHGAPQGCEEGVCLLEDSDRRRVRSAARALLTVGAGLPEARRDELQKVIRSFFNDTDVELTPETLQSAAGLETRIFNESYVPHGLKVVQATAEQGLKGLMELEHRWRQHFLSTMTPRYLPSLWSVSHNHNKLLRSLPVLAAEKPPHSLMLPPLCLDTILSELYGQFL from the exons AT GCGCCGACGTTGGACAGGACAAATCTTGCTGTTCCCCAATGCTGACATCACCAGTATCTCTGAACAAACTTCAATTCGATCTGTAAAGGTCTGTCTACCTACACCCCTCTACACACCACACAACCAACCAGCTCTAACCAAATCGGGACCTCTGAAACCCAAGATGGCTACTAGATTTAATGCCCTGATGGCTACGGTGGTCACCCTGTTGGGGGCCACCTTGGGAGGCCTGTTACTATGGCGACAGCCAACCCTGAGGACACAGAAGAAGCGGCGTCTATCTCCGGGTCAGATAGGGGTCAGCACTGGTCCCGTATCAGTGGAACAGCTGGGTCCTGTGAAACCAGAGCCTGTCGAGTCCCAGCTAACCCCTGGTCAGAGCCTGGACCTCCTGCCTGTTTCACTGCCCCCTGCTGACCAGCTCTTGGCAGTGCAGTCTGTGATGGTGAGCTCTGAGGAGGATTGGGAGCAGCTGTGGCCGTCGCTGCAAAAGGAGCTATCAGTCTACCCCGTCCTCGGGCTGGACTGCGAATGG gtGTCAGTGAATGGTAAGTCGTCAGCTGTCTCCCTCCTCCAGATGACTTCCTACTCTGGCCTGTGTGTGGTGGTGAGGCTACAGCTGCTCCGAGGAAGCCAGCAGGACTTTCCCCTCAGCTTGAAGGAG GTCCTCCGGGACCCCCATGTCCTGAAGGTGGGCGTGGGCTGTTATGAGGACGGGAAACGTCTGACCCGAGACTACGGTCTGTCACTGGGGAGTACCGTGGACCTGAGATATCTCGCACTACGACAAAG GAAGGTAGTGCTGAACAATGGTTTGAGCCTCAAGTCTCTGGCTGCTGACCTGCTCAATGTGTCTCTGGATAAATCCATGACTCTACGGTGCAGTAACTGGGAGGCTGACCAGCTGACCCCAGAACAG ATAACTTACGCAGCCCGAGATGCCCAGGTATCCATCGCCCTGTTCATCCACCTGCTGGGCCTCAACTCAGACACCACGCCCTCACCTGACAGTGGGAGTGGCTATACCCAGCTGGCCAATCGCTGCCAGGGCCTGGTAGACACACCCttcagggagaggggtggaggagagggagaggacggtAAGAGGAAGAGTAAGAAGCGCCAGCAGCCTACTTCGGAAAGCCCCGAGACTGGGGACCAGCAAGTACCAGACCCCAGAAGGAACAACAAGAGAAAACCGCTCGGTGTGGGCTACGCTGCTAG GAAGTCTCCTCTTTATGACAACTGCTTCCTCTATGCCCCGGATGGACAACCCCTCTGTACCTGCGACAAGAAGAAGGCCCAGTGGTACCTGGATAAAGGAATAGGAG tGCTGCAGAGTGAGGAGCCCTTCATCGTGCGTCTGCTGTTTGAGCCTTCGGGACGTCCAGACTCCCAGCAGGACTACTACCTGACTGCCAAGGAGaacctgtgtgtggtgtgtggcaaGAACAACTCTTATATCAG GAAGAACATCGTTCCTCATGAATACAAACGTCACTTCCCCTCGGAGATGAAGGACCACAACTCCCATGACGTCTTGCTGCTGTGCACTTCCTGTCACGCGGCCTGCAACGTTCACGACGGCTTCCTGAAGCAGCAGCTGGCTGATGAGCATGGCGCGCCCCAG GGGTGTGAGGAGGGCGTATGTCTCCTGGAGGACTCTGACCGCAGGAGGGTTCGTTCTGCCGCCCGAGCCCTGCTCACCGTGGGGGCGGGGCTTCCAGAGGCCAGGAGAGATGAGCTACAGAAGGTCATAAGGTCCTTCTTCAACGACACCGACGTGGAGCTGACTCCCGAGACACTTCAGAGTGCTGCAGGCCTGGAGACCAG GATCTTCAATGAGAGCTACGTTCCCCACGGGCTGAAGGTGGTGCAGGCGACCGCCGAGCAGGGCCTGAAGGGATTAATGGAGCTGGAGCACCGCTGGAGGCAACACTTCCTATCCACCATGACACCTCGCTACCTTCCTTCTCTCTGGTCTGTCAGCCACAACCACAACAAGTTACTACGCAG tctcccagtccttgccgctgaaaaacctccccacagcttgatgctgccaccactgtgtctcgacacaatcctgtctgagctctacggacaattcctgtga
- the LOC135561936 gene encoding enhancer of rudimentary homolog isoform X2 gives MSHTILLVQPTKRPEGRTYADYESVNECMEGVCKMYEEHLKRMNPNTPSITYDISQLFDFIHDLADLSCLVYRADTQTYQPYNKDWIKEKIYVLLRRQAQQAGK, from the exons ATG TCTCATACGATCCTGTTGGTCCAGCCCACCAAGAGACCAGAGGGACGGACATATGCTGACTATGAATCAGTCAATGAGTGCATGGAAG GTGTGTGTAAGATGTACGAGGAGCACCTGAAGAGAATGAACCCCAACACACCATCCATCACCTATGACATCAGTCAACTGTTTGACTTCATCCATGACCTGGCTGACCTCAGCTGCTTGGT GTACCGTGCGGACACACAGACGTACCAGCCGTACAACAAGGACTGGATCAAGGAGAAGATTTACGTGTTGCTGCGACGTCAGGCCCAACAGGCTGGGAAATGA
- the LOC115126818 gene encoding exonuclease 3'-5' domain-containing protein 2-like isoform X2: protein MRRRWTGQILLFPNADITSISEQTSIRSVKVCLPTPLYTPHNQPALTKSGPLKPKMATRFNALMATVVTLLGATLGGLLLWRQPTLRTQKKRRLSPGQIGVSTGPVSVEQLGPVKPEPVESQLTPGQSLDLLPVSLPPADQLLAVQSVMVSSEEDWEQLWPSLQKELSVYPVLGLDCEWVSVNGKSSAVSLLQMTSYSGLCVVVRLQLLRGSQQDFPLSLKEVLRDPHVLKVGVGCYEDGKRLTRDYGLSLGSTVDLRYLALRQRKVVLNNGLSLKSLAADLLNVSLDKSMTLRCSNWEADQLTPEQITYAARDAQVSIALFIHLLGLNSDTTPSPDSGSGYTQLANRCQGLVDTPFRERGGGEGEDGKRKSKKRQQPTSESPETGDQQVPDPRRNNKRKPLGVGYAARKSPLYDNCFLYAPDGQPLCTCDKKKAQWYLDKGIGVLQSEEPFIVRLLFEPSGRPDSQQDYYLTAKENLCVVCGKNNSYIRKNIVPHEYKRHFPSEMKDHNSHDVLLLCTSCHAACNVHDGFLKQQLADEHGAPQGCEEGVCLLEDSDRRRVRSAARALLTVGAGLPEARRDELQKVIRSFFNDTDVELTPETLQSAAGLETRIFNESYVPHGLKVVQATAEQGLKGLMELEHRWRQHFLSTMTPRYLPSLWSVSHNHNKLLRRYGEDLPIQLN from the exons AT GCGCCGACGTTGGACAGGACAAATCTTGCTGTTCCCCAATGCTGACATCACCAGTATCTCTGAACAAACTTCAATTCGATCTGTAAAGGTCTGTCTACCTACACCCCTCTACACACCACACAACCAACCAGCTCTAACCAAATCGGGACCTCTGAAACCCAAGATGGCTACTAGATTTAATGCCCTGATGGCTACGGTGGTCACCCTGTTGGGGGCCACCTTGGGAGGCCTGTTACTATGGCGACAGCCAACCCTGAGGACACAGAAGAAGCGGCGTCTATCTCCGGGTCAGATAGGGGTCAGCACTGGTCCCGTATCAGTGGAACAGCTGGGTCCTGTGAAACCAGAGCCTGTCGAGTCCCAGCTAACCCCTGGTCAGAGCCTGGACCTCCTGCCTGTTTCACTGCCCCCTGCTGACCAGCTCTTGGCAGTGCAGTCTGTGATGGTGAGCTCTGAGGAGGATTGGGAGCAGCTGTGGCCGTCGCTGCAAAAGGAGCTATCAGTCTACCCCGTCCTCGGGCTGGACTGCGAATGG gtGTCAGTGAATGGTAAGTCGTCAGCTGTCTCCCTCCTCCAGATGACTTCCTACTCTGGCCTGTGTGTGGTGGTGAGGCTACAGCTGCTCCGAGGAAGCCAGCAGGACTTTCCCCTCAGCTTGAAGGAG GTCCTCCGGGACCCCCATGTCCTGAAGGTGGGCGTGGGCTGTTATGAGGACGGGAAACGTCTGACCCGAGACTACGGTCTGTCACTGGGGAGTACCGTGGACCTGAGATATCTCGCACTACGACAAAG GAAGGTAGTGCTGAACAATGGTTTGAGCCTCAAGTCTCTGGCTGCTGACCTGCTCAATGTGTCTCTGGATAAATCCATGACTCTACGGTGCAGTAACTGGGAGGCTGACCAGCTGACCCCAGAACAG ATAACTTACGCAGCCCGAGATGCCCAGGTATCCATCGCCCTGTTCATCCACCTGCTGGGCCTCAACTCAGACACCACGCCCTCACCTGACAGTGGGAGTGGCTATACCCAGCTGGCCAATCGCTGCCAGGGCCTGGTAGACACACCCttcagggagaggggtggaggagagggagaggacggtAAGAGGAAGAGTAAGAAGCGCCAGCAGCCTACTTCGGAAAGCCCCGAGACTGGGGACCAGCAAGTACCAGACCCCAGAAGGAACAACAAGAGAAAACCGCTCGGTGTGGGCTACGCTGCTAG GAAGTCTCCTCTTTATGACAACTGCTTCCTCTATGCCCCGGATGGACAACCCCTCTGTACCTGCGACAAGAAGAAGGCCCAGTGGTACCTGGATAAAGGAATAGGAG tGCTGCAGAGTGAGGAGCCCTTCATCGTGCGTCTGCTGTTTGAGCCTTCGGGACGTCCAGACTCCCAGCAGGACTACTACCTGACTGCCAAGGAGaacctgtgtgtggtgtgtggcaaGAACAACTCTTATATCAG GAAGAACATCGTTCCTCATGAATACAAACGTCACTTCCCCTCGGAGATGAAGGACCACAACTCCCATGACGTCTTGCTGCTGTGCACTTCCTGTCACGCGGCCTGCAACGTTCACGACGGCTTCCTGAAGCAGCAGCTGGCTGATGAGCATGGCGCGCCCCAG GGGTGTGAGGAGGGCGTATGTCTCCTGGAGGACTCTGACCGCAGGAGGGTTCGTTCTGCCGCCCGAGCCCTGCTCACCGTGGGGGCGGGGCTTCCAGAGGCCAGGAGAGATGAGCTACAGAAGGTCATAAGGTCCTTCTTCAACGACACCGACGTGGAGCTGACTCCCGAGACACTTCAGAGTGCTGCAGGCCTGGAGACCAG GATCTTCAATGAGAGCTACGTTCCCCACGGGCTGAAGGTGGTGCAGGCGACCGCCGAGCAGGGCCTGAAGGGATTAATGGAGCTGGAGCACCGCTGGAGGCAACACTTCCTATCCACCATGACACCTCGCTACCTTCCTTCTCTCTGGTCTGTCAGCCACAACCACAACAAGTTACTACGCAGGTACGGAGAGGACCTTCCCATCCAGCTGAACTGA
- the LOC115126818 gene encoding exonuclease 3'-5' domain-containing protein 2-like isoform X3, with protein MATRFNALMATVVTLLGATLGGLLLWRQPTLRTQKKRRLSPGQIGVSTGPVSVEQLGPVKPEPVESQLTPGQSLDLLPVSLPPADQLLAVQSVMVSSEEDWEQLWPSLQKELSVYPVLGLDCEWVSVNGKSSAVSLLQMTSYSGLCVVVRLQLLRGSQQDFPLSLKEVLRDPHVLKVGVGCYEDGKRLTRDYGLSLGSTVDLRYLALRQRKVVLNNGLSLKSLAADLLNVSLDKSMTLRCSNWEADQLTPEQITYAARDAQVSIALFIHLLGLNSDTTPSPDSGSGYTQLANRCQGLVDTPFRERGGGEGEDGKRKSKKRQQPTSESPETGDQQVPDPRRNNKRKPLGVGYAARKSPLYDNCFLYAPDGQPLCTCDKKKAQWYLDKGIGVLQSEEPFIVRLLFEPSGRPDSQQDYYLTAKENLCVVCGKNNSYIRKNIVPHEYKRHFPSEMKDHNSHDVLLLCTSCHAACNVHDGFLKQQLADEHGAPQGCEEGVCLLEDSDRRRVRSAARALLTVGAGLPEARRDELQKVIRSFFNDTDVELTPETLQSAAGLETRIFNESYVPHGLKVVQATAEQGLKGLMELEHRWRQHFLSTMTPRYLPSLWSVSHNHNKLLRSLPVLAAEKPPHSLMLPPLCLDTILSELYGQFL; from the exons ATGGCTACTAGATTTAATGCCCTGATGGCTACGGTGGTCACCCTGTTGGGGGCCACCTTGGGAGGCCTGTTACTATGGCGACAGCCAACCCTGAGGACACAGAAGAAGCGGCGTCTATCTCCGGGTCAGATAGGGGTCAGCACTGGTCCCGTATCAGTGGAACAGCTGGGTCCTGTGAAACCAGAGCCTGTCGAGTCCCAGCTAACCCCTGGTCAGAGCCTGGACCTCCTGCCTGTTTCACTGCCCCCTGCTGACCAGCTCTTGGCAGTGCAGTCTGTGATGGTGAGCTCTGAGGAGGATTGGGAGCAGCTGTGGCCGTCGCTGCAAAAGGAGCTATCAGTCTACCCCGTCCTCGGGCTGGACTGCGAATGG gtGTCAGTGAATGGTAAGTCGTCAGCTGTCTCCCTCCTCCAGATGACTTCCTACTCTGGCCTGTGTGTGGTGGTGAGGCTACAGCTGCTCCGAGGAAGCCAGCAGGACTTTCCCCTCAGCTTGAAGGAG GTCCTCCGGGACCCCCATGTCCTGAAGGTGGGCGTGGGCTGTTATGAGGACGGGAAACGTCTGACCCGAGACTACGGTCTGTCACTGGGGAGTACCGTGGACCTGAGATATCTCGCACTACGACAAAG GAAGGTAGTGCTGAACAATGGTTTGAGCCTCAAGTCTCTGGCTGCTGACCTGCTCAATGTGTCTCTGGATAAATCCATGACTCTACGGTGCAGTAACTGGGAGGCTGACCAGCTGACCCCAGAACAG ATAACTTACGCAGCCCGAGATGCCCAGGTATCCATCGCCCTGTTCATCCACCTGCTGGGCCTCAACTCAGACACCACGCCCTCACCTGACAGTGGGAGTGGCTATACCCAGCTGGCCAATCGCTGCCAGGGCCTGGTAGACACACCCttcagggagaggggtggaggagagggagaggacggtAAGAGGAAGAGTAAGAAGCGCCAGCAGCCTACTTCGGAAAGCCCCGAGACTGGGGACCAGCAAGTACCAGACCCCAGAAGGAACAACAAGAGAAAACCGCTCGGTGTGGGCTACGCTGCTAG GAAGTCTCCTCTTTATGACAACTGCTTCCTCTATGCCCCGGATGGACAACCCCTCTGTACCTGCGACAAGAAGAAGGCCCAGTGGTACCTGGATAAAGGAATAGGAG tGCTGCAGAGTGAGGAGCCCTTCATCGTGCGTCTGCTGTTTGAGCCTTCGGGACGTCCAGACTCCCAGCAGGACTACTACCTGACTGCCAAGGAGaacctgtgtgtggtgtgtggcaaGAACAACTCTTATATCAG GAAGAACATCGTTCCTCATGAATACAAACGTCACTTCCCCTCGGAGATGAAGGACCACAACTCCCATGACGTCTTGCTGCTGTGCACTTCCTGTCACGCGGCCTGCAACGTTCACGACGGCTTCCTGAAGCAGCAGCTGGCTGATGAGCATGGCGCGCCCCAG GGGTGTGAGGAGGGCGTATGTCTCCTGGAGGACTCTGACCGCAGGAGGGTTCGTTCTGCCGCCCGAGCCCTGCTCACCGTGGGGGCGGGGCTTCCAGAGGCCAGGAGAGATGAGCTACAGAAGGTCATAAGGTCCTTCTTCAACGACACCGACGTGGAGCTGACTCCCGAGACACTTCAGAGTGCTGCAGGCCTGGAGACCAG GATCTTCAATGAGAGCTACGTTCCCCACGGGCTGAAGGTGGTGCAGGCGACCGCCGAGCAGGGCCTGAAGGGATTAATGGAGCTGGAGCACCGCTGGAGGCAACACTTCCTATCCACCATGACACCTCGCTACCTTCCTTCTCTCTGGTCTGTCAGCCACAACCACAACAAGTTACTACGCAG tctcccagtccttgccgctgaaaaacctccccacagcttgatgctgccaccactgtgtctcgacacaatcctgtctgagctctacggacaattcctgtga